In Pseudomonas sp. GCEP-101, one DNA window encodes the following:
- the ahcY gene encoding adenosylhomocysteinase, whose product MSAVMTPAGFTDYKVADISLAAWGRRELIIAESEMPALMGLRRKYAASQPLKGAKILGCIHMTIQTGVLIETLTALGAEVRWSSCNIFSTQDQAAAAIAAAGIPVFAWKGETEQEYEWCIEQTILKDGKPWDANMVLDDGGDLTEILHKKYPQMLERIHGITEETTTGVHRLLDMLKAGTLKVPAINVNDAVTKSKNDNKYGCRHSLNDAIKRGTDHLLSGKQALVIGYGDVGKGSAQSLRQEGMIVKVSEIDPICAMQACMDGFELVSPYKNGLNDGTEACVDAALLGKIDLIVTTTGNVNVCDAGMLKALKKRAVVCNIGHFDNEIDTAFMRKNWAWEEVKPQVHKIHRTGAGAFDPANDDYLILLAEGRLVNLGNATGHPSRIMDGSFANQVLAQIFLFEQKYADLSAEKKAERLTVEVLPKKLDEEVALEMVKGFGGVVTRLTPKQAEYIGVTVEGPFKPDTYRY is encoded by the coding sequence ATGAGCGCTGTCATGACGCCTGCCGGTTTCACCGACTACAAAGTCGCCGACATTTCCCTGGCCGCCTGGGGCCGCCGCGAGCTGATCATCGCCGAGTCCGAAATGCCGGCACTGATGGGCCTGCGCCGCAAGTACGCCGCCAGCCAGCCGCTGAAAGGCGCGAAGATCCTTGGCTGCATCCACATGACCATCCAGACCGGCGTCCTCATCGAGACGCTGACCGCGCTGGGCGCGGAAGTCCGCTGGTCGTCTTGCAACATCTTCTCCACCCAGGACCAGGCCGCCGCTGCCATCGCCGCCGCCGGCATCCCGGTATTCGCCTGGAAGGGCGAAACCGAGCAGGAATACGAGTGGTGCATCGAGCAGACCATCCTCAAGGACGGCAAGCCGTGGGACGCCAACATGGTGCTGGACGACGGCGGTGACCTGACCGAGATCCTGCACAAGAAATACCCGCAGATGCTCGAGCGCATCCACGGCATCACCGAAGAGACCACCACCGGTGTGCACCGCCTGCTCGACATGCTCAAGGCCGGCACCCTGAAAGTCCCGGCGATCAACGTCAACGACGCGGTCACCAAGAGCAAGAACGACAACAAGTACGGCTGCCGCCACAGCCTGAACGACGCCATCAAGCGCGGCACCGACCACCTGCTGTCGGGCAAGCAGGCCTTGGTGATCGGCTACGGCGACGTGGGCAAGGGCTCCGCTCAGTCCCTGCGCCAGGAAGGCATGATCGTGAAGGTTTCCGAGATCGACCCGATCTGCGCCATGCAGGCCTGCATGGACGGCTTCGAGCTGGTCTCCCCGTACAAGAACGGCCTGAACGACGGCACCGAAGCCTGCGTTGACGCCGCTCTGCTGGGCAAGATCGACCTGATCGTCACCACCACCGGCAACGTCAACGTCTGCGACGCCGGCATGCTGAAAGCGCTGAAGAAGCGCGCCGTGGTGTGCAACATCGGTCACTTCGACAACGAGATCGACACCGCCTTCATGCGCAAGAACTGGGCCTGGGAAGAGGTCAAGCCGCAGGTGCACAAGATCCACCGCACCGGCGCTGGCGCCTTCGACCCGGCCAACGACGACTACCTGATCCTGCTGGCCGAAGGTCGCCTGGTGAACCTGGGCAATGCCACCGGCCACCCGAGCCGCATCATGGACGGCTCCTTCGCCAACCAGGTGCTGGCGCAGATCTTCCTGTTCGAGCAGAAGTACGCCGACCTCTCCGCCGAGAAGAAAGCCGAACGTCTGACCGTCGAAGTACTGCCCAAGAAGCTGGACGAAGAAGTGGCCCTGGAGATGGTCAAGGGCTTCGGTGGCGTCGTCACCCGCCTGACCCCGAAACAGGCCGAGTACATCGGCGTGACCGTGGAAGGCCCGTTCAAGCCGGACACCTACCGCTACTGA
- a CDS encoding HD domain-containing protein, which translates to MNLQDSYNQAWLFAAGAHAGQTLTASTLPYAVHLAMVANEVMAADREAPVERLAETVQIALLHDVLEDTAVPFEELQTRFGEFVADGARHLSKVLNGQKLPLDTYLQRLATGAPQYAIVKLCDRITNLQPPPSTWARSKIADYHVESQRILDALGHVHGPSAERLRAKIDNYRRYF; encoded by the coding sequence ATGAACCTGCAGGACAGCTACAACCAGGCCTGGCTCTTCGCCGCCGGCGCTCACGCCGGGCAGACGCTGACCGCCTCGACGCTGCCCTATGCCGTGCACCTGGCGATGGTCGCCAACGAAGTCATGGCGGCCGACCGCGAAGCGCCTGTCGAGCGCCTGGCGGAGACCGTCCAGATCGCCCTGCTGCACGACGTGCTCGAAGACACCGCGGTGCCCTTCGAGGAACTGCAGACGCGTTTCGGCGAGTTCGTCGCCGATGGCGCCCGGCACCTGAGCAAGGTGCTGAATGGCCAGAAGCTGCCGTTGGACACCTACCTCCAAAGGCTGGCGACCGGCGCGCCGCAGTATGCGATCGTCAAGCTGTGCGACCGGATCACCAACCTGCAGCCGCCACCCTCGACCTGGGCGCGGAGCAAGATCGCCGACTACCACGTGGAGTCGCAGCGCATTCTGGATGCCCTCGGCCATGTCCACGGGCCCAGCGCCGAGCGACTGCGTGCGAAGATAGACAACTACCGCCGTTACTTCTGA